In Ochrobactrum vermis, the following proteins share a genomic window:
- a CDS encoding DUF779 domain-containing protein — protein MAEENLDEGRGQVSATPAALDLIRELQAEYGPIMFHQSGGCCDGSSPMCYPQGEFIVGDTDVKLGEIGGAPVYISGPQYEVWKHTELIIDVVPGRGGMFSLDNGRELRFLTRSRVCSVP, from the coding sequence ATGGCGGAGGAAAACCTGGATGAAGGTCGAGGTCAGGTCAGCGCTACACCGGCAGCGCTCGATCTCATCCGTGAATTGCAGGCCGAATATGGGCCGATCATGTTCCACCAGTCGGGCGGTTGTTGTGACGGGTCATCGCCGATGTGCTATCCGCAAGGAGAATTCATCGTCGGGGATACGGACGTAAAACTTGGAGAAATCGGTGGCGCTCCAGTCTATATCAGCGGTCCGCAATATGAAGTTTGGAAGCATACTGAACTCATCATCGATGTCGTTCCGGGGCGCGGAGGCATGTTCTCCCTCGACAATGGACGCGAGCTCCGGTTTCTGACGCGCTCGCGGGTTTGCTCGGTTCCGTGA